The genomic window GTCGTTCCGCAATAGCATTCAGCAAGAATTCGCCGGTATTGGGATCTATGTGGACCAGCCAGTTGCGGGCGAACCGGTACGTATCATTACACCCTTGGTCGGGTCTCCGGCGATCAAAGCCGGCTTGCTACCCGCTGATCAGATCATTCGGGTCGATGGGCGAGACGTCTCTGAAATGAGCCTTGGGGAAGTCACCGCAGCGTTGAAAGGGGTGATTGGCACGACCGTTGAGGTTCGCATCCGTCGCCGCAGCGGAGAAGACGGCGGTTGGAAGGAGATGGTGTTTACCGTCGAGCGAGCAACGATTGAGTTGGAATCGGTGATTGGATCGAGACGCGGCCCAAACGATGAGTGGATTTACCGACTCGAGGAAGACTCCACCATCGCCTACATCCGCCTGACCAGCTTTGGTGATCGGACGATCGAAGAGCTTCGTAAAGTTCTTGTCGAGCTTGACAATGACTTTCGTGGCATGGTCATCGACGTCCGCGGCAACGGAGGCGGATTACTATACAGTGCGATCGATATTGCGGATATGTTTTTAGAATCGGGAGCGATTGTTTCAACGCGTGTTCGAGGCGGGAAAATCGAAGCGGAATATGAGGCAAAACCAGGAACGTTGGTGGCCGTCGATAAACCGCTCGCGGTTTTGATCGACGAAAATTCGGCAAGTGCTAGCGAGATTTTGGCTGCCGCTCTCAAGGACAACAAACGAGCAACCATCGTCGGAACTCGCAGTTATGGCAAAGGAACGGTACAAAATGTTCTGCCACTTCAGTATGGACGTAGTGCCCTGAAACTGACTGTCGCACGATACTATCGTCCCAACGGCAAAAATATTCACCGTAGTAAAGAGGCAACCGAAGAGGACGAATGGGGGGTTTCTCCCGATGACTCGATGCGTATCGAACTGGACGACAAAACTCGGTTGGCGCTTGTAGAGCATTGGACTCGTGCGTCCTACCCGAGTTTATCCGAGGCCGCGCTCGAGGAAGTGCGGGCGAAATTCAAACCGGCCAACCCGGAGGAGGACGAGTCGATACCAGATGCAGAAATTGGCGCCTCGATAGAAACAGGCAGCTTGATGTCGATCGATCCGCAGTTGAGAAAAGCGGTCGAAAGCCTTAGAAGCCATTAACGTAGAACGGACTGAATTCGGCTTCACATCCGTTATCACCCGAGTGAGGGTTACGGTGAGGCCGTCTTAGGACGGCTCGATGTGCTCTCCGCGGGCAATCACGACCAGACCGCTGGCACTGACCGTAAACCCACGCTGCGCATCGGCGACGGGGTCGTAGCCGATTTCAACCCCCTCTGGGATGTGAACATCTTTATCGATGATCGCGCGACGGATCCGGGAACGACGACCGACTTCGACGCCATCAAACAGAATACTGTCTTCGATATGGGCGTAGCTATTCACGCGAACGTTGGAGCCGATCACACTTCGGGCGACCACGCCGCCGCTCAGAATAGCTCCTTGGCAAACGATTGAATCGAGCGCTTCGCCGCGCCGCGGCGATGAGCCTTCGCTGCCAAACACGAACTTTGGTGGCGGCAACATCGGTTGATAGGACCGGATCGGCCACACACGATCGTAAAGGTTTAGTTG from Novipirellula aureliae includes these protein-coding regions:
- a CDS encoding S41 family peptidase — translated: MPPRNLTILIIAFLASSACYVTHRRAKTAIMVGDAMEMINNYYVDPVEEDQLLVAAMNGMTSLLDQNSEYITSEYYESFRNSIQQEFAGIGIYVDQPVAGEPVRIITPLVGSPAIKAGLLPADQIIRVDGRDVSEMSLGEVTAALKGVIGTTVEVRIRRRSGEDGGWKEMVFTVERATIELESVIGSRRGPNDEWIYRLEEDSTIAYIRLTSFGDRTIEELRKVLVELDNDFRGMVIDVRGNGGGLLYSAIDIADMFLESGAIVSTRVRGGKIEAEYEAKPGTLVAVDKPLAVLIDENSASASEILAAALKDNKRATIVGTRSYGKGTVQNVLPLQYGRSALKLTVARYYRPNGKNIHRSKEATEEDEWGVSPDDSMRIELDDKTRLALVEHWTRASYPSLSEAALEEVRAKFKPANPEEDESIPDAEIGASIETGSLMSIDPQLRKAVESLRSH